Part of the Candidatus Latescibacterota bacterium genome is shown below.
ACGGGAGAAGCGGCGCGAGGCGAGGGCCGTGAAGGCTGCGAAAGTGAAGAAGGTGAAACCGGCAGCGGAGGCGGTAGCGAAGGCTGATAGAGCCACGAAAGTGAGGTCGGTAGTTGAGGTTGCAAAGGTGAAACCAACTACAAAGGTAGAGCGAGTGGCTAAGGCGCCCACAAAAGCAGACCCGAATTCTATAGCACCTGCGAAAGATCCAGAACAACCCTCCCGCTTCATACCTCAGGCCGTGAAAGACGAAATCTTCAGGAGAGATGGGAACAGATGTGCCTACAGGAGCCCGGACGGGAGAAGATGTGATTCGAAATGGAACCTGCAAGTCGATCATATCATCCCATTCGCACTTGGAGGGAGCAACTCGCCGGAGAATCTTCAGCTCCTGTGCAGACGGCACAACCAGTACAAGGCCTTGAAGGACTTTGGAAAGAAAAAGATGTGTTGTAATTCCGGGAAAAAGTAGCGAGCCAGCTTCAGTAAAAAAAGGGTTGTTGTCCTTGCGGCGATATAGGACAGAAACTATCTTATATATAGAAGTGTTAGAAATGAAAGAAGGTGACAGAATGCGACTGTTACTTGTTGTGGTGTTAATATTATCGCTATTGATAATTATAGTTCCGGCGCTGCGAGCCGGGGGGGAGAATGAAATGGCATCGGAAAAGACTGAAGTCGCCACATTCGCCGGGGGATGTTTCTGGTGCAGCGAGGCTGACTTTGAAATGATAGATGGAGTGGTGAAGGTGATCTCGGGTTACACGGGAGGACATACAGAGAATCCTGCATATCAAGAGGTCTGTTCAGGGACAACAGGGCATATAGAGGCGATACAGGTCTGGTACGATCCTTCTGTGGTTTCCTTCAGGGATCTGCTAAATGTTTTCTGGACCCACATAGATCCGACGGATCGAGGAGGACAATTTGTCGACAGGGGGCCACAATATACGAGCGCGATCTTTTATCACGACCCAATCCAGAAGGAACTGGCCGAGTTGTCGAAAGAGACGCTCGGGAGTTCGAAAATATTCGACATGGCAATAGTGACCGAAATTCGAGAATTTGAGAAGTTTTATGAGGCAGAAGAATATCATCAGGGGTATTACAAGACCTGTCCCATGCAGTACCGGATGTACAGAAGTGGATCTGGAAGAGATAGTTTTCTCAGTTCAATATGGAAAGAAAATAAGTTCGACTTTTCCGATGAAACGACAGGTCGGGATGTTGAAATGACAGATCGGGATGTTGAAATGACAGATCCGGCTGCTGAAACGACAGATCATGTTGCGGCAGGGAGTGGTCGGATGGAGAAGCCTTCCGATGATATCCTGAAAAGGGACTTGACTCCGATGCAGTACAGGGTTACCCAGGCCTGTGGTACAGAACCACCCTTCAGGAACGAGTTCTGGGATAACAAACGCGAAGGAATATATGTGGATGTGATAACGGGCGAGGCGCTTTTCAGTTCTACAGCCAAGTTTGATTCGGGGTCAGGCTGGCCAAGTTTTACAAGGTCTCTTGAGGAAGGCAATATTGTCGAGAAAAAAGATGAAAGTCACGATATGGTGAGGATCGAAGTGCGGAGCGAACATGGAGATTCCCATCTTGGGCATGTATTCGAAGACGGCCCTCAGCCATCGGGCCGAAGGTATTGCATCAATTCAGCGGCCCTGCGATTTATACCTATGAAAGCCCTGGAGAAGGAAGGGTACGGGAAATATCTCTATCTTTTCGAGCGATCTCGATGAATATGTAATCTCTTTGAATCTGTGATCTCTATGAAAAAGTGATTTCCCTGAATAAATGACAGGTCATTGGACAGACCATGGAGTCATATGATAAACATCGGATCTCTAGATAATAGTCTCAAGGGCCTTGCATATGGCTTCAAGAAAGTCTCTGTCTTCCCAGGAGAAAAATGCGAGGGCGTGTGAGTCGATATCAAGTTCTCCCGCCACCTTGCCTGACTTGAACAGAGGTACCACTATCTCGGATTTCACATCCGAAGAACATGAGAGGTAGTTCGTCTCTTTGGCCACATCCTGGATGATGATAGTTCTCTTTCTTGCCGCGGCTTGTCCGCAGACACCTTTTCCGAACGGGATGCACGTATGGTTCGTGTGG
Proteins encoded:
- a CDS encoding HNH endonuclease, which encodes REKRREARAVKAAKVKKVKPAAEAVAKADRATKVRSVVEVAKVKPTTKVERVAKAPTKADPNSIAPAKDPEQPSRFIPQAVKDEIFRRDGNRCAYRSPDGRRCDSKWNLQVDHIIPFALGGSNSPENLQLLCRRHNQYKALKDFGKKKMCCNSGKK
- the msrB gene encoding peptide-methionine (R)-S-oxide reductase MsrB; protein product: MAIVTEIREFEKFYEAEEYHQGYYKTCPMQYRMYRSGSGRDSFLSSIWKENKFDFSDETTGRDVEMTDRDVEMTDPAAETTDHVAAGSGRMEKPSDDILKRDLTPMQYRVTQACGTEPPFRNEFWDNKREGIYVDVITGEALFSSTAKFDSGSGWPSFTRSLEEGNIVEKKDESHDMVRIEVRSEHGDSHLGHVFEDGPQPSGRRYCINSAALRFIPMKALEKEGYGKYLYLFERSR
- a CDS encoding GAF domain-containing protein, producing MNKKELFDDIRKKIDDIISAPGERDEKLKSICDILWNEVENYDWVGFYLTGPSGEDLTLGPFSGAHTNHTCIPFGKGVCGQAAARKRTIIIQDVAKETNYLSCSSDVKSEIVVPLFKSGKVAGELDIDSHALAFFSWEDRDFLEAICKALETII